From one Chitinispirillum alkaliphilum genomic stretch:
- a CDS encoding Mobile element protein, with product MSPIHWYDIIKRITGKDPLVCQECKKGRMVLIAITGRGKKLILIQEGIP from the coding sequence GTGTCTCCCATCCACTGGTATGATATTATTAAACGTATTACCGGCAAAGATCCGCTTGTCTGCCAGGAATGCAAAAAAGGAAGAATGGTACTTATCGCAATAACAGGCCGGGGGAAAAAGCTGATCTTGATTCAGGAGGGAATACCCTAA